The proteins below come from a single Sorghum bicolor cultivar BTx623 chromosome 4, Sorghum_bicolor_NCBIv3, whole genome shotgun sequence genomic window:
- the LOC8068874 gene encoding protein transport protein Sec61 subunit alpha: protein MAARGSFVLDMVRPLAALMPAVRRADRAVPFHRRMLYAGLSVSVFMVCSHLPLYGVRYAASGADPLYWLRSILASNRGTLMEFGVGPVVTAGTVMQLLTASKLIRVDKSVRRDRDLVDGARKVLAVTIALGEAAAYVLLGMYGPVGALNGALIVLQLFSASVLVVFLDELLDKGYGLQGCSAVSLLSATNTCGKVFWQAFSPVTVNTGRGPEFEGIVLAVIHQAVVRAGNTRALVATMLRRHLPNVTNLLATCLVLLTAIYLEGIRMLLPLQSRERRGRRVTFPIKLLYTSTTPIFLYSAMVSVLYMVSQLLHYSRFGGGVLGRLLGVWKEASYAAVPVGGLAYYVTPPSSVAADPLHALIYTVLLLASCALLSQFWVVTSGSSARDVARQLADQRLAMPGRRDGATYEQLKCGG, encoded by the coding sequence atggccgcccgcgGTTCGTTTGTGCTGGACATGGTCCGGCCGCTGGCTGCGCTGATGCCGGCGGTGCGGCGCGCGGACAGAGCGGTTCCGTTCCACCGGCGCATGCTCTACGCGGGGCTGTCCGTGTCCGTCTTCATGGTGTGCAGCCACCTGCCGCTCTACGGCGTCCGCTACGCGGCCTCCGGCGCGGACCCCCTGTACTGGCTGCGCTCCATCCTCGCCTCCAACCGCGGCACGCTCATGGAGTTCGGCGTCGGCCCCGTCGTCACGGCCGGAACGGTGATGCAGCTCCTCACCGCCTCCAAGCTGATCCGCGTCGACAAAAGCGTCCGCCGGGACCGCGACCTCGTGGACGGCGCGCGGAAGGTGCTCGCCGTGACCATCGCGCTCGGGGAGGCCGCCGCCTACGTCCTGCTCGGGATGTACGGGCCCGTCGGCGCCCTCAACGGCGCGCTCATCGTCCTCCAGCTCTTCTCCGCTAGCGTCCTCGTCGTCTTCCTCGACGAGCTCTTGGACAAGGGGTACGGCCTGCAGGGGTGCTCCGCCGTCTCCCTGCTCTCCGCCACTAACACCTGCGGGAAGGTGTTCTGGCAGGCGTTTAGCCCCGTGACCGTGAACACCGGACGGGGCCCGGAGTTCGAGGGCATCGTCCTCGCCGTCATCCACCAGGCCGTCGTCCGGGCCGGCAACACCCGCGCGCTCGTCGCCACCATGCTCCGCCGCCACCTCCCGAACGTGACCAACCTGCTGGCCACCTGCCTCGTCCTGCTCACGGCGATCTACCTCGAGGGCATCCGGATGCTGCTGCCGCTGCAGTCGAGGGAGAGGCGTGGGCGGAGGGTCACCTTCCCGATCAAGCTTCTCTACACCTCGACCACGCCCATCTTCCTCTACTCCGCCATGGTGTCGGTCCTCTACATGGTGTCGCAGCTGCTCCACTACAGCCGCTTCGGCGGTGGCGTGCTCGGCCGTCTGCTCGGTGTGTGGAAGGAGGCCAGCTACGCCGCCGTCCCGGTCGGCGGCCTCGCCTATTACGTCACGCCGCCGTCCAGTGTGGCCGCCGACCCGCTCCACGCGCTCATCTACACCGTGCTGCTGCTCGCATCGTGCGCGCTGCTGTCTCAGTTTTGGGTGGTCACCTCGGGGTCGTCGGCGAGGGACGTCGCGAGGCAGCTCGCGGACCAGCGCCTGGCCATGCCTGGAAGGCGTGATGGTGCAACCTACGAGCAGCTCAAGTgtgggggatag